The sequence TGTATTGAATAATACAGTTAATTAGACAAAAGTCTGAACTACTAGCCTGTTCCCCAGAGCGATCGCAAAAGTTTTCAGTCTACTGACTGTTAAGATCAGTCTAATAGTGATTCTGCTGTTCACTAACCCCTCAGGACGTCAACCCAAATTTCCAAAGATTTTGGTATTCTAGGAATTCCGTCCATTTCGCTGATGAAAGAACGGGTCAAAAACCAAGGAATGAAACGGCTCATTTCCCCGCAAGCGATTAAAATCTGAGTCAGTTTTAGCCAGTTCTTGATATTCCTCGGCATTCAAATCAATGGCTTCTCGCAAGCTTGCGATCGCTTGTTCCGCATTACCCAACAACGCATAACAACAGGCTTGGTTATACCAGGCATATTCATCATCTGGCGCGTTGTCCAGCGCTTTGTCGTAGCTGGTAATCGCTTCCTGATATTGGCCTAATTGTCGCTGGATTTCTCCTTGCTGATACCAACCCCAGTAGTCATCGGGTTTAGCCTCCACCGCTTTGCCATAGCTGGTAAGCGCTTCTTCAAGTTTTCCCCAATGGCGCAGGGCGTCTCCCCGACGATACCATGCCCAGTAATCCTGTGGTCGTTGGTCAAGGGCTTGGTCGTAACAAGCGATCGCGTCCTCATAGTCTTCCAACTGGCGCAGGGCATCTCCTTTACGATACCAACTCCAGTAATCATCAGGACGTTCTGCCAACGCTTGATCGAAACAGGCGATCGCCTCTTCATACCAATCCAAATCCTCCAAAGCAACGCGTCCTTTGTTGTACCAAGTCCAGTAATCCCAAGGACGGATTTCTAAGGCTTTGTCGTAGCTGGCGATCGCCTCTTCATAACGTTCCAGTTGCCGCAGCACTAGTCCCCGTTGGCACCAAGCCCAGTAGTCTTGCGGTTTCGTTTTTAACGCTTTGTCATAGCTAGCCAGTGCGTCTTCATAGCATTCCAAAGCCTCTAGAACATCACCTCGCCCGTACCATGCCCAATAATCATCCGGATTGTACTCTAACGCTCTTTCATAGCTGGCGAGGGCTTCTTCATAGCGCTCCAAATCGCACAACGCATTCCCCTGCTGGTACCAATCCTCAAAGCTATCTGGGCGGCACTCTAGGGTTCTGTAGATGGTATGAGACGAACCCTGTCTCCGATGCATCACTCTACTCATCGTCATCACCCTCCTTCAATCAGCCCGTATCGAGTTGAAATTTCTCTACTTAATTTCACCGTAACATTGCTTTTATCAATTAATACCCTGTCGATAAACCCTAAAAAAATTAAGCGACTGATATGCTACCGACTGAGCTGTTAATCAATAGACAAAATGGGGAAACCATTATTCCCAAACGCTTGCCCATCAACTCCGAAACCTGTGCGATCGCCACAGAGTTAATCACCTGCTTCCAAAATGCCATAGGTAGCACCCAAGGTGATCTGGATCGACAGTTGTCAGAATTTGAAGGCGATAGTCCTGATTATCGGGTTAAACGGGGTCTAGCTCATATTCTCAAAAGCAGCTTCTGCACCTTTGAAGTCGTCAGTCCCCTCGAACCGAAAGAACTGCGGCAGCGCGTCTTCACTCTTTCCGCCCAAGCTGTGCCCAGCCATCAAGCGTCCGAAGCCACTCTGGAAACGCTCAGCATTACCCTGAGTAAGGAGTTAAACCACGAAGTCTTGCCCCAGCACATTCGTGTTGGTCTGTATGCAGATTTACAGGAAAATCGGATTCTCACCCAGTTTGAAGACCCCGCACCGGAGGCACTCATCCACCGCTACAACTTATCTCAAGTGCAGGGAATCTTTTATCGTGCCAGTCAGATGGCGCTCAATGCTCATCGCAATGTCCCTGGGGAGTATAAGCTGTTATTCCGCTATTTAAAGTTATTTCAGTTGATGACTTATGTGGAAGGCGACGCCGATCATGGTTTCACAATTACCATTGATGGCCCAACCAGTTTATTTAAGCCGAGTACCCGCTATGGTTTAGCGATCGCCAAACTTCTGCCAGCTTTACTGCATGTTACCAAATGGAGTCTTACAGCAACCTTACAAAGCCGCGATCCTTACAGCGGCGTTCCTAAAACTGGACGTTTTAGCCTAAATGACCATTGTGGTTTAGTCACTCACTATCCTCCGGGTAAGCCCTATGACAGTATGTTAGAAGCCGCCTTTGCGAACCGTTGGGATGCTCTCAAAACGGAGTGGATACTAGAGCGAGAAGTTGACCTAATTCCCATTCCTGGGAGTGTAATGATTCCTGATTTCCGCCTCGTCCATCCTGATGGACGTACTTTTTTATTAGAAATTATTGGTTTCTGGCGTCCGGAGTACTTACAAAAGAAATTTGCTCAGGTGCGTCGAGCGGAATGCGATAACTTAATTATTGCTATTTCTGAGCGGCTGAATTTGGATAAAGCAGGGGTCAAGGTGGCGAATGTTCCGGCTAAAGTGATTTGGTTTAAGGATAAGCTTTCGCCCAAAGCCGTGCTGGAAGTTTTAGAGTAGTTAGATTAAAAGACTGAAATGACAAGGACGATGAGCGAGAAGCGTAGATTCGCGATCACGAAATTAGATTTCAAACTATGAATCTAACAGTCACACTTGACTCTCCAAGCATTGAT comes from Leptolyngbyaceae cyanobacterium and encodes:
- a CDS encoding tetratricopeptide repeat protein, giving the protein MSRVMHRRQGSSHTIYRTLECRPDSFEDWYQQGNALCDLERYEEALASYERALEYNPDDYWAWYGRGDVLEALECYEDALASYDKALKTKPQDYWAWCQRGLVLRQLERYEEAIASYDKALEIRPWDYWTWYNKGRVALEDLDWYEEAIACFDQALAERPDDYWSWYRKGDALRQLEDYEDAIACYDQALDQRPQDYWAWYRRGDALRHWGKLEEALTSYGKAVEAKPDDYWGWYQQGEIQRQLGQYQEAITSYDKALDNAPDDEYAWYNQACCYALLGNAEQAIASLREAIDLNAEEYQELAKTDSDFNRLRGNEPFHSLVFDPFFHQRNGRNS
- a CDS encoding DUF790 family protein; this translates as MLPTELLINRQNGETIIPKRLPINSETCAIATELITCFQNAIGSTQGDLDRQLSEFEGDSPDYRVKRGLAHILKSSFCTFEVVSPLEPKELRQRVFTLSAQAVPSHQASEATLETLSITLSKELNHEVLPQHIRVGLYADLQENRILTQFEDPAPEALIHRYNLSQVQGIFYRASQMALNAHRNVPGEYKLLFRYLKLFQLMTYVEGDADHGFTITIDGPTSLFKPSTRYGLAIAKLLPALLHVTKWSLTATLQSRDPYSGVPKTGRFSLNDHCGLVTHYPPGKPYDSMLEAAFANRWDALKTEWILEREVDLIPIPGSVMIPDFRLVHPDGRTFLLEIIGFWRPEYLQKKFAQVRRAECDNLIIAISERLNLDKAGVKVANVPAKVIWFKDKLSPKAVLEVLE